A single region of the Glycine max cultivar Williams 82 chromosome 20, Glycine_max_v4.0, whole genome shotgun sequence genome encodes:
- the LOC102669023 gene encoding putative clathrin assembly protein At1g25240 has translation MRLWIKASGALKDTYSIWIAKLSPSGPCRNPDLETVIIKATSHDEQCMDYKNVQRVFKWLRISPLYLKPLLYIVSMRMEKTRSWVVALKGLMLTHALFCFDLPAVQKMGRLPFDLSHFSDGHVNPNKAWVFNAFVRSYFAYLDQKSAFVRLEAMKGTKRGSKEKEETVMEELQGLEKLLGLIDLLLQIKPRNPNMNVVLVLEAMDCIMDEVLEVYDKFSVRVHRVVSMIIDIGGKEEARVGLDVVRKAELQGGKISMYFDFCRDIGVINVSECPEIVRIDEKDIHELLKIVRDGGVSKKENLEGDNNNAIVVYEGNNCRAITTILEQKQLDFKTVITDHWEVFDDVMDTSLPIATSANPFVDSLSIVPYIPVCNNHVLPDLIVL, from the coding sequence atgaGGCTATGGATTAAGGCCTCGGGTGCATTGAAAGATACGTATAGCATTTGGATTGCGAAGCTCTCACCGAGTGGTCCATGTAGGAATCCTGATCTCGAAACCGTGATCATCAAGGCCACAAGCCACGATGAACAATGCATGGATTACAAGAACGTTCAAAGGGTTTTCAAATGGCTACGTATCTCACCTTTGTACCTTAAACCTCTTCTCTACATTGTCTCCATGAGAATGGAGAAGACTCGTTCATGGGTGGTGGCACTCAAAGGGCTAATGCTCACTCAtgcgttgttttgttttgacctACCCGCGGTGCAAAAAATGGGAAGGTTACCATTTGATTTGTCACATTTCAGCGACGGACACGTAAACCCTAATAAGGCGTGGGTTTTCAATGCATTTGTTCGTTCTTATTTTGCGTATTTGGACCAAAAATCCGCATTTGTGCGGTTGGAGGCAATGAAAGGGACCAAGCGTGGGAgcaaggagaaggaagagaccGTGATGGAAGAGTTGCAAGGCTTGGAGAAGTTGCTTGGTTTGATtgatttgcttctacaaatcaAACCTAGGAACCCTAACATGAACGTGGTGCTTGTTCTTGAGGCCATGGATTGTATTATGGACGAGGTTTTGGAAGTGTATGATAAGTTTTCCGTGAGGGTTCATCGAGTGGTGTCGATGATAATTGATATAGGTGGGAAAGAGGAAGCAAGAGTTGGTCTTGATGTTGTGAGAAAAGCTGAATTGCAAGGTGGTAAGATCTCTATGTACTTTGATTTTTGTAGGGACATTGGGGTCATTAATGTCTCCGAGTGTCCCGAAATTGTGAGGATTGATGAGAAAGACATTCATGAACTACTCAAAATTGTAAGAGATGGTGGTGTCTCCAAGAAGGAAAATTTGGAGGGTGATAATAATAATGCTATTGTGGTGTATGAGGGCAATAATTGTAGAGCCATTACCACCATTTTGGAGCAGAAGCAATTAGATTTCAAGACGGTGATCACTGACCATTGGGAGGTGTTTGATGATGTTATGGATACAAGCCTGCCTATAGCCACAAGTGCTAACCCTTTTGTTGATTCTTTGAGCATCGTACCTTATATCCCCGTTTGCAATAATCATGTTCTTCCAGATTTAATTGTTTTGTAG
- the LOC100809335 gene encoding uncharacterized protein gives MEVVVAVPPPPPPSSSMDFNFDSNCSSPYITAPSSPQRFGNFFFSAPTSPTRRHSSASTPNTTQDEFEFDFSGHLQRPSLSAEELFLGGKIRPLKPLSPSSSRRREKRVIQESPPSQQRKLGKERASSFSVSSTTFSLGDKSNSSKTSESISNSSFLSSISFGKGYRKWRLKDFLLFRSASEGRASDKDPFRKYAVLSKTTAHEDVRNVSSGSVSRRRGPVSAHELHYTVNRAASVELKKKTLLPYKQGFLGCLAFNPAMHGS, from the coding sequence ATGGAAGTGGTGGTGGCAGtgcctcctcctccaccaccttcTTCTTCCATGGACTTTAACTTCGATAGCAACTGTTCCTCCCCTTACATCACTGCACCTTCCAGCCCCCAACGCTTTGGCAACTTCTTCTTCAGTGCCCCCACCAGCCCCACTCGCAGACACTCCTCTGCTTCCACTCCCAACACCACCCAAGACGAGTTCGAATTCGACTTCAGTGGTCATCTCCAGAGGCCTTCCCTTTCCGCCGAGGAACTATTCCTGGGCGGAAAGATTAGACCTCTCAAACCTCTTTCCCCTTCGTCTAgtagaagaagagagaaaagggTTATCCAAGAATCACCACCATCACAACAACGTAAGTTAGGCAAGGAAAGAGCTTCATCATTTTCCGTTTCCTCTACGACCTTCTCTTTGGGAGACAAAAGTAACAGCAGCAAAACCTCGGAGAGTATTTCTAACTCCTCATTTTTGTCGTCGATTTCGTTCGGGAAAGGGTACCGAAAGTGGAGGCTGAAGGATTTTCTTCTGTTCCGAAGCGCCTCTGAGGGAAGAGCTTCGGACAAGGATCCTTTTCGGAAGTACGCGGTTCTGTCCAAAACGACCGCGCACGAGGATGTCCGGAACGTCAGTTCCGGTTCGGTTTCGAGACGGAGAGGGCCGGTTTCGGCTCACGAGTTGCATTACACCGTGAACCGGGCTGCTTCAGTGGAGTTGAAGAAGAAAACGTTGTTGCCTTATAAGCAGGGCTTCTTGGGCTGCTTGGCCTTCAACCCTGCCATGCATGGGTCTTAG